The Primulina huaijiensis isolate GDHJ02 chromosome 18, ASM1229523v2, whole genome shotgun sequence DNA window ATAGAAGGCAGCCTTACTTAGAACCTTCCAGCACACATTAATTGAAGAGACGcacacataatttaatttaagcaaAGAAATTATCTTGATACGCCAAAGACTTGGACAAATAACGTAAGTCATTTGTAACAACTATTTGCTCGTGAAAACCTATCCACTCTCCTGGGATATAGACataataaaccaagaataagCCCAAAGTTCCAGAAAAAGAAGCCGCTTTGAGAAGCATCAGCAGGTAACCGAAGCTAAACCCGAATCTCTCTAGCGTGCCATTGATCCAACGAACAAAAGGTTCACTTCGTATATTTTACGTTCGGGCATCAAAAGCTTTCTCCATCCCATCgagtaaattataatatatcaaCCACACAACCCACGCGGAAAACCAACAAAACCCAGAAGGACAAAACAAAAAACGATGCAAAAAGTAACCGAAAGACAACCGAGAGACACAAGAAAACACAGAGGTAGGAACGTTCGAGGTTTAAGTGTTGAATTTACTTGTGGGCACTGTACTGGCATTCCAAGTCGATGAGATGCTGAGAGGATTGTGCAGAAGCGCCGCTGCCTTCCGGGAGTGCGCTAAAGCTCCTAACATGTCTAGCCCCCTGAACTCCGGCCGATAAAGAACGCAAAGTTTTCCTAAACGCCATCTAAGAATCCACCAAGAGTACAATCCTTAATCAAGAAACTTCTGCCTTATATTTTACCCGATTAATGAGAAGGCACGATTAAACACCCAAATTTCACTGGCAAAATCTGGGTTTTCCCCTGTGGCAAATCACGTTGGTGAATCAGAGCTCGCAACAATAAATTCAGGCGATGCACGTCATACGGTGGCTTGAGAAAATCATTACGAAAGTATATTTGGGAAACAGGTTACATGTATTTCACGTAATTTGGTGGGATTTCAGAAATCATTTTTTGAGTTATTagcataataaaattttaagataggacttgatggtatttaatatatttaaataaaatgttatcaaaattatatatacaaaataatttttttcccaaaaataattaaaatattattttctaaaaaacaataaatttaattcatatataattttatctatagtaaaattgaaaaaattattttgaaatcattttaaaatatttatatattttaaaaattatgtaatCTTTTTTCTTaggatattattattttttagtacTAAAATCTAATTTATATCAATTTTCTTTTGATGAACtttttcattattaaaaaatttatttattaaaaaaattattttttatatttataaatcatttttgttgtatatcatatataaataataaatgagtattaaatatcattaataaaaaaagatttaaaaataataaataaatcaaattgtttaaaatattatttcaaatccttttaaaatccaaatccatttattccaaatccaaatccaaatccaaatccaaatccaaatcctatttttaattattccaAACATAGTACAAGGCTGGCATGTTAAATGCGGATAGCATACAATTTAACAGGCTCCCACTTtctattatatatgtatatttgaaTCATTGGATTttattacattatatattatgtAATATAAGAGTCGTTTAGTTGGGTGGATAAGATTGtatagataaatatattatatattaaaatattttagtgataTATGAACTTTATTGAATAAATATGATATGATTAATGTGATTGATTATATTTGGGATAATATGGTACATTAGATTATATAGataaacaatattatattatatttattaaaatattttattaacataTGAGCTTTATTGAATAAATATGATATGATTAATGTGATTGATTACATTTGGGATAATATGGTACATTAGATTATATAGataaacaatattatattatatttattaaaatatttaagtaagATGAAATATTATcgaataaatataatatatttagtttgattaattaaatttgaaataagattaaaaaaagtacaaatatgttattttcaataattaaatgatataaataaatcaGCATGCAAAATTATAATCAAACATTTGATTGGATCGAATTATTAATCATATCAGGTCAaccaaccacaacataaaagttaaaacaaaattattattattattattacatttttacttttttgggacaagttggagaaaaattggaataaaaaaatatattttaaaaaatataaaagagaaaaaaatatataatgtgagatttgaaataaaatagtgaGAAGTTGGATAAAATGAAAAGAATAtgagagacgtagaagattactaATAAGCCCAACCTCATCAAAGTTACATAACAACcctctaaatttaatttattgattttttcggGTTTTTTTAATCTCACATCCTTATGGCCGAAAAATTTGGAATATAAGTAAACACAAATACAAATATTTaggaaaatttatattttttatcatgtaattttgattttgtgatttttgtcatatatgttttgaaattttagttttagtctaccagttttcaaattatttgcaattttagtaatttttcatGAGATTATTGATGTGACATCATATAAGTCAACGTTAAGTAAGCAATGCATTTGTATCACTTCAACGTCACgttggaaaaaaaaactaaaattgccAACAACAAAAAAACGAAGATAACGTACCATAACTGGAAAAAAAATGGCAAAGAGAAAATCAGATAGGCTTAAAAAAGTAATTTACCCAAATACTCATTAAACCCTTGCCTAAATAAAAGGTTACAACATTATCATGCGACACTTCGAAGCAAAAATGAATAATGATACATAAGTGTAAATAAAGCTACAATCTCTCATTCAAAAACAATAATTATCATACAATAAATTTGGGATAATGAAATCAATAAAGAAAGTTAAAACATAGAGCCGAATATATAAAGTTGCCTTCCATAAGAGAATAAAAACTCACACCCACACAACTCAGAAGAATCCTAAGCATCCATTGAAGGAGCTATTGGTGACTGAAGAAACTACAACTACCACCCCGATAAAGGATCACCGTCTACCGCACCTCTAGAGGATATAGATACGAGAGCTGGAATGGAATAAAGATAGCGAAGTTTTCCCTATTAACTACACCAGCCACTTAACACTAACGTACGTTCAACTCAAGGACGAAAATCAACAGGCTCGAGTTAAGGAAACATATGAAGAAAATGGCCAGCTAATTCATTTAGCGGGAGAAACAATTAGTTTCTCATATTTTGAGTGCATGTAAAAGAATGCAGGTAGAAAAAGACTGGCTGACTTAACTTTACTGTGTGcgtattgtttttttttgttgttggttttttttttttttttttttttttttttttNGCTGAAAAAACTGGTATTACTCTAACCATTGTCATCAACAGATAATGAGACAGAGAAGGAAGAATCGGTATCTCAAATCTTAAAGAAAATATAACTAATGATTGGATCCATGCTAAAGGGGAGAAAAGGTGATTAGTGTGTTCACTGAAACCATAAACCCATCCCACAAACTCACCCCACCAAAAAAATTCatagatatataaataaatcaataatgaaAAGGAGAAAGGAGATGAGGAATGTCGAAAAAGGAAATCATAACAGAAGATAACTGGACGGCTGCCAACCACATGACTAGAGTACAGAAAACAATATAGAAGGTAGAAAGGTCCAAAAGTACAAGATTTATCTTGATACAGAAACAATAGGACAGGACAGCTATCCGGAGCAGAGCAATCAGTTGATCACTGCACATGAAAAAGAAGTGCGCGGGCTAAGCATAACATTTCCACACAACGCACAGAAATTGGAGAATTGACCTTGAAACGCAtaaaatgtatttgaaatccGTGATAAACAGAGATGATGACGGGAGATATTGTCAAGACCAAAAACACCAAAAGATATTATCATTCATCACATCTTTCGATGGTTGATAAGGAAAAATGTTATCATTATATAGTAAAACTACTTCAGAAGGGATTTTCTCTTTCCTTCAAGTTAGAGCCGGATCGATTTCATATACTTAGAGGTGATGGACCATGCACAAATTGATGGAAGAATACCACAATACAATTCTTGGGTGGCAAAATGGCAACGCAATCAAATGTCACTCTAGGAAAAGATCATTTACAATATCTGATCAAAATTATTGAGGTTGATCCATTTGGAAAAAGGTAGTACCCTCCGTACCACGATACTATCCAATCCAATTAAAGAGTGAATGAACTGACACCagcaaacattttaattttcaaaGCAAAATAAATTAAGTGTGAATATCACATGTTGGGCATCAGAAAATAGAGGTGGCTATGAACACTAAAAATTTTTATCCTCATACCTAAGGGTCGTCTTTAAGTACCActatttgaaaacaaataacGAGTATGGGAAATCAATTTGAGAACGACCAACAGTTCACGCTGTTGAATAACTAGAATGCAGAATACAGTATAAACAGATTTAAAAGGCTTTGGCAGAAAGGTTACCATGAAGGGTATGGaatgataaaataaagaaaCCAAGTCAGAATAATTAGTAAATCTCAATAAGAAACTCTGCGCAAGCACTTGACCAGATTGGTATTTGGAAAAATCGCAGTATGCCTCAGATTGTACTAGACACGCATCAAGTTTTTGTAAACCGGAAGAAAATACTGCCCAGAGCACCAGCATACAGCATACCATCCATGAAACCCCAGGAACAGGAACATGAAGTAGAGATCTAGAGTCACATGCGCACCAATACGAAAGAACAGCGGCAGAAGGAACGGAAATTTCAAGGATGCGTATAAGATTTCAGAAATCTACTTAACATCAGATCATGAGGAAAGCAATGCTGGAAACAAGATTTGCAGTCAACAAAATCTGAAAAATACTACTTAAGGGAAGAAAGTTTTCTCCTAACTTATGAAGCTGCTGCAGATGAATAGATTTTACATGCTGCACGCAGCTTGTACCACCAGAAAACAGAACACTCAGATTTAACCTCTAGATTCCTGAGATTTCCTACAGAAGAGACTGAAGTTCACCAGAAACTTGAGAGTTGTGGTAATCTCGCTGCTGAAAACCTAGAGGAACTAGAGAGAAGAGACATTGGGGAAGAAGACTCCTCATAAGTCAAGTGGCCAATATAAATGCCTGAATCAAGTTTTCAGCAGCTCGTTTCTGCTCAGTGTTCCCCGATATTAAAGCCACACGATCACCATTGGAAGATTTTGGATCAGAAATCTCTATAGTAGCTCCAGATATCTGGAAGAGAATGATGCATATCGAAATATAAGTTGAAAAAGAAATATGATAGCCACATGAAGCATTATATGTGAATTATGCGACATCATCATTTCCTACCCCATGCCCACGGTCCTCGCCAAGCCAAGCACGCATGTGGACTAATAGACAATTAACATGTAAAAGGATATGCTCCAAGCTAGTTAATTGCTTATCTATATCCCTCCCCAAAAAAAATTGTCGTATACAATAACGGGAACAATCTAAGATAACAGGTATTaccaaaaaccattaaattcAGATAATGACCAATGATACAGCAACTCACAAGCACCCAAACTAATCATAAAAAGCACCCCAGATCTCAGGACGATAATTTCTGATTGCCAAGTTGACCAAGCTGTTAGCCTAAAAACTGACATGTCCCTTTGGTATTAATGACTAAATGCTAGCCTAATCAAAATGTGTGCATGGTGAAGGCCCGAAATTACTGGAATAAAACTAGAGAAACGGAAGGTAAGGTGAAAAGGAAACAGAAGATTAGTTTCTCGGATTAGGTTTGACGCAGGAAAAACCTCCTTCATTTTCCTTTCTATTCTCAAACCCAATAATAGTTTACAACTTCACTTCTTTCTACGGTCAATGAAGAATAACGCACCTGCCGGATATTCTCGATATTCGTGCCACCTTTTCCAATGACTTTACCAATCGCATGTGCAGGGATAACCATATCCAGAGTAGATGGCGGAGGGAACCTGATCAAATATTGCAAACGAAGATTTACTCTGAGGACTTTAGGCTCTAAGTAACAAGTCATAAATTTATTATGAACAAGATATAAACCTAGAATATAGTGATGATGAGAGTGACGAAAACTGTCCATGGCCGCTATCTCCCATCTTTATGAAAAGAGAACACAAGATTAGAAGCCAAGAAAATGCAAATTCTCCAGTGAAGACCAGCAAGTTAAAAcgtaaaaaattgaaaacaaaacaaaacaattaCATAAAGATAGCATTCAACATTCGAGACCACAAATAGAAATATATTAAAAGTAtcacaaatattttatcataaatcatcTCCTTGAAAAGAGAATTCTCCTCATTCATCCCAACTATCGAATTCAAATTAATATACATATACTTTTCCCAAAGGAATCATAAAGGAAAATATTGATGTTGGTGGaaaaatataaactaaaatatGGCACAAGCAGTGATGAGAACAATACTATCCCTTTTTAGTTATTTATTCTCATTTACAAGCAATCGCGTagatgaaaatataatttttcaaatatgCTAAGTACAAGCATACCGATAAAGGATTATATCCATACGCACTGGAGGACAGCAAGCCCAGTCCACTCCTGCTTTCTGGCCTTTTCTCATAACCAAATGAAGCAGTAGAAGACACGCTGGGCAATTCAGATTGCACCGGTAGAGATGCACCACCAGAGTATAATGCTTTGCCACCAACAAAAGAATTTTGGCCACCTTCCCTGTCCTTTAATACATCGTCTCGAAGCCTCAAAACAATCTGAATAAGGGCATCTCTCACGCTACCAACTTGTCCAAAAATCTACACTTGTAACATTCAATCCACATTAATAAAAAAGGATGCGAGATGTTTTGAAATAATCAACATATAAAGTCATACAGACCTCAACAATTTCATCATTATCATCAGCACATTGTGGCTTTTCGCCTTTGGAAATTCTAATATCTGCTTTAGTTCTCTTTCGGATTTCATTGATGATAGAGCCACTTTTCCCAATTATACAGCCAATAACTTTTGAATGAACAAGAAGCCGCATAGTTACagtttcatcatcttcatcattTATCTTTCCTTGCAACAATAGCACAGCTTCCACTGCCGAGGATTTCAAGTCATCCAATGCCTATAAAATAAGTACCACGCGTCAGAAATGCAGTAAGACAAACAAATCGATTGATAGGAGGATATTTAAATTAAGTAACGAGTAATGGCACAACAAAATGATACACGAAACTGTTAAGATGGTTCCTGGCGCAAGTACATAAGTCGATCTTGAACAAAGAAAACGGTTCTACATCTTCTGCTTAAaccattaaaaaatttaaaattgtcattttaaagtttgagaaaaaaataagtTCTCATCAGCAGGAGAATCTTTTGTTAAAATGAGATGCAGTAAGACATAACTAGCATTCAACTCATGTCTATATAATAATTGTTTCAGAATAATAATGCCCGTGTCATGCCTGAAACATCAACAGAAATTGTATGATATGGCAAATTGATGGTCAAACATAGTgctagcaaatacgaaaacttAAAAATTGCAGTATTATCGGAGTACGACATATGATAAATGAACAAAAAAACGAGTCCCAAAAAAGGTGAATCCTGATACTGACcaaaaacacatatataatagAATACCTCCATGGAGGTCACAACGATGATACACTCATTATGCTTGGGCTTGGGGTCCTCCACATCAACACGAGCACCACTATCCTGCCTTATATTTCGAATGGAACTTCCTCCTTTTCCAATTACACGCCCAATCACGTTACCTGGGCATACCACTTTTACTATTAACTCCTCAGCTTGTGAAGAACCTCCATAGCCAGAAACCACAGGTATAGCAGATGAATAGACAGGCCATGACGTTCCAGCATCTGTATAACCAGGAATATCTAGTGTGTTTGTATGCCCTAAAATGGAAGGGATGGATCTAGCAGGGGCAATTGAATCTACATTTGGATAATGTCCCGTGGCAGGATATATGGGAACATCTGCAGGTATGATGATGCTTGGAGGAGCTTCAGGAATGGAAGTGTCGAGAGGAATGATTTCCTTGGGCGCAAACTTGTGCATAATTGCAGAAATGGCAAAAAGTGCTTTCTTCACAGCCTCTGAGTCTCCAGATATCTAGATCATTCACAAACATTTAATATCTTAAAGAAAAAAGCAATTACAAGATAACATCCATGTAGAGTCAAAATCATGATGGTTGATAACATTTAGAATATATTGCTTATCAAGCCAACATAAAACTAACCTGGACAAAATTGTCAAACTCCAAGGCGCAAAAGTGAGACGGATCACTGATATCCTTTGCAATGACCTTAATGTTAGTCCTCGTTTTGTTTCTTAATTTCTTGATGGTTGCACCAGATTTGCCAATAATATTAGAAGACTGGCTAGCAGGGACAAGAAGCTGGCATCCCTCCTTACTTCTGTCCCTATTTTTTCCATCAGATTCCCCCACTGTGGCAACAGCGTTAGCAATTGCAGCGTGCACTTTAAGAAGTGCATCTTGCGCAGGACTAAGAGGTTTATTATTGTTGAATTcatcatcaacctcaacatCTTGTTTATCTCTAACATAACAATATGTTAAAATAACTCTATCTTTAGCGCCTGGAAATGGATCCACCACCTTGACTTTGGCTCTCGACTCTTGCCGGATAGAATTTATAACTTTTCCACTCTTCCCAATTACACTCCCAATCACACCATCAGGACACAGAATCCTGTATACTATTAGTTCATCGTTACCATTTTCATCTCTGTCCCGTCCTTTATCAGTCCTCCTCTTCTGGTTCTTGTTGTCCAAGTCATCACGATGGTGGCGAAATCGTTTCCCAGTCTCACCCATAGTGCTCTGAACAAAGTCTCACAGTTAATTCCAGAGAAATGGTTTCCGTCAAAATCAAACGTGTATATTATCACACCAATCAATAATCTACCTGTATGTATCCATAATTTATACAAGAAAAATTGTATTATCGTAAAACTATAACAACAAAGATGATCAAGAAAAATCTTGAATCTAAAATCCAACGCTTAACCCAAAAAAGCAGAGAACTTAAACAGTGAAACTCGACCGGAAATATTAGCAAGGATCAAAAGAACCTCACGGAGCTTCTCTATCGCACTAATTCTGCAGGactgagaaaaaaaaagaataaaatgtaaaatatattcACATAAATTAAAGAGAGATTCCGCGCATAGAGCAGCTTATTAATCACCCAactaaaatgatttaaataaaattcaaacctGCAATATCATTTGCACAAGACATTATTAAAgggaaaaaaacaatatttcacGAAAACCTGACCATGTAAAATCATCAAACAACAAAGATTGTTACTTCGATGAAAAATCCCCACTCGAAAAATCAGACCTGATTGAAACAAATCCGCAGTCGATTTTCCCGATAAATTGAAGATATGCACTCGTAAAATTTTTTATACGTCTCGACAGATGATTCAATTATCCAAAACTTTCAGCTTAAGTAACCCTAGAAAAAGTGAAAAACGATAATGGAGCAAATGTAAATTCCTCTTTCGAACCCTGATTCACCAAATTGCGACGACAcgctttaaataaaattgtattAGCTTGTCCCTCTTGAATTTCGAACCCTAATTCAAGCTTTGTGCATGCATAGTGACCTATAAATATATGGTTATTCATTCTCTATTTATCAGAGTTGACCCTTCGACCctttcacataaatttttttaattttattaattaaagatctaaaaataattatattttttttcactttactcactaatatttgattttatctctgtacttttttaaaaaaaatttgctccTGAACTTCTGTTTTCTGGCTTCATCCATGTTTCTtatacacaattatgcacatTTCTATGATAAGAATTGTTTTGAAAATGAGATAAATAATTTCAAGATGTTAAAGAAACAAATGCTAtgaactataaaaaaaaatggagaagtTGGTTTGTGGTTTTGTGGCATTGACGTGGGTTTGAGGAGTTTAAGAAGTGGGCATGTGGATTTTCAAGAACTGGTGCACCGAAGTACGTGTTGTGTGTTTGTATAATGGAGTTAGAACAAGCTACCGTCGAGAATTAGGAACCAACATAGTCCAATTATTTCTTAACAAAAATGGATTGGAAATATAGTCCTCGTCGGGAGCTTCCTGAAATATATTTACTTTCGATTTTCAGCAATTCAACGGCTTAAAGAAACTGAAATGGaaagagaaaagaaaataaGAATGTTAGTCGAtggggaggagatgaggagagttACCATTCAACACCCTATCTTTTTATAACATTTCCTTATCCTCAAATTCAggccttttttttttgtcccAATTTCTCTCAAAGTCTACTATTTTTCTCCAAATTTCGGTCGGCGACAGTAAGAAAACAAGCATTTGCAAACATTACCTAATATTCAAACGACAATCGGTATAATGGTATGACTGAGTTCGCTAACTACCATAGTACCCTCaacaatttataatttttatatctcatatattttaatgtagagtgggtctcatgtgagaccgtctcacacaagtttttgcctttaatgtaaatcaaactaattacaaaaaattgattaaatttttaaaaaataaatgactaTGTAAGTATGCAACGCCGTGCATGCACATTgacaataattatttattaagtcAAAATCACTAATTACGGATCTACGTCCATTAGTTTTTTTATAGATTGGATCGGATAATAAAtgtatcataaaattaataCGTGATACTTTGGTCTTTAAAGATGTCAAATAAGATCTTAAAAACTAAGTTGAGATGTAactcaacttttttttaaaaaaaaattatcaaaccaATTTTTAGAGCTTATAAGTTGTTTTGAACTACTTATATAGTGTTTGCAATCCAATCCACAAGTGAATAAATGAACAATTgctattgtatttcaaattcactTAATAATGAGTTTCATTTATGATTTCGTTTGTCgtttcattgttaacaataaaaatataatcgaaatccttaaatttcaaatttatcgatCTAAATGCATCATTAAATTAAAGTCTCGTTTGTGTGAGTTATTTAGTTAGATAAAAATCGACCAtcacattttaaatataaaaaaatgccgataaaattttcatttcaagaaataaaaaaatcgagTTTGGTCATAATTATCGTCTTTTTTCCGAATAAATCCATCGACTCATCAAATACACAACTCACCAAATATGATAATTGTAGTTTGGATTGGTTTAATAAATTTAGGTGGTGCAACAATATCGATCAACAAGCCACAAGGTAAGCATTGTGTCCACAACACCATCGTTCCATCGGTTCGCATGGGATGTGAATAAATCGAGTCGTCTTATGAATTCTCCGAATTattatgaataataattatgttagtaaatgaaattattgaatTCGACGACACTCACATACGTCTATACATATTATGAGccaaattcaaattaaattattttattcaagaaTCCGTGAACCATACTCTTAAGgttaaagaaaaatttcaatattaaccaTGTAGGTAAATAATATATGTAAATCCTTAAACTTTGTACAgaaaaaattcataatcaatCTATTTTGGCTGTTGTAAACAATATCTAAATTTGTTTCGGATTTCATTAACATGTCAAAGTTTGTATTGTATTCAATAACTTGAATATTTTTCTAGTTTTGGTCCTTTTTCTCCAAAAGCCATCAAACTCAtcgaatattatttatttgatatcgATATTTTCATATGAGATTCATGTGACAAAAAAAAACACACGTACGTATGTTTAGAATCCATCACAGTAAAAGTAAAAGCAAAAAAAACAAAGTAAAACAAAATCCAATATTACAAATTAGAAGGATGAatgtgtctttttttttttttttttttatttacacaCAGGTAGATTTTAGtgtatgtaatatatattttattttcatcacataatccaatatattttattttagagtAGGAGCATCTCCAGGAAATTAAAGGCCGTAGGCTTATTTTTAGGGAGGGGTtcctatataatttttttttattaaatataagaatACTACATATGAATTGATAATTAAATGCACatacataaatttatttatcgccaatatctaatttaattatttgataaattatgatCAAATTGAGTAAAAATCAATCCAATAGTTGAATAAGTAATATAAAAGAAGagtaaaaatacaaaattttgaatggagaaatcaaaataataataataaaataaccaaaaaattGGGCAAGGGTAGGCCCTAGGTAGCCCGTCTAGGGTGTTTCTCTCTAGAGCTGGTAAAAACGTCAATATCAAATAAACTacattcaataaatttattgatttcagGAGAaagaatgtaaaaaaaaaaagatccaaattatttgataaaaaccgaaattttataattttcataacTAAAATATGTCATATACAATTTCATGATTAAAATTACAACTTTTCAAAATTAACATATGTGATGtgattaaacattcataaatCCCAATATAATACCCATTTtgcttttataaataattttaaactaaATGAATCTTCCTATGATCCAATGATTGAGCAGCGTCTGGTCAAAATTGGCGAGTCCGCTCCTAAT harbors:
- the LOC140964018 gene encoding KH domain-containing protein At4g18375-like, with the protein product MGETGKRFRHHRDDLDNKNQKRRTDKGRDRDENGNDELIVYRILCPDGVIGSVIGKSGKVINSIRQESRAKVKVVDPFPGAKDRVILTYCYVRDKQDVEVDDEFNNNKPLSPAQDALLKVHAAIANAVATVGESDGKNRDRSKEGCQLLVPASQSSNIIGKSGATIKKLRNKTRTNIKVIAKDISDPSHFCALEFDNFVQISGDSEAVKKALFAISAIMHKFAPKEIIPLDTSIPEAPPSIIIPADVPIYPATGHYPNVDSIAPARSIPSILGHTNTLDIPGYTDAGTSWPVYSSAIPVVSGYGGSSQAEELIVKVVCPGNVIGRVIGKGGSSIRNIRQDSGARVDVEDPKPKHNECIIVVTSMEALDDLKSSAVEAVLLLQGKINDEDDETVTMRLLVHSKVIGCIIGKSGSIINEIRKRTKADIRISKGEKPQCADDNDEIVEIFGQVGSVRDALIQIVLRLRDDVLKDREGGQNSFVGGKALYSGGASLPVQSELPSVSSTASFGYEKRPESRSGLGLLSSSAYGYNPLSMGDSGHGQFSSLSSSLYSRFPPPSTLDMVIPAHAIGKVIGKGGTNIENIRQISGATIEISDPKSSNGDRVALISGNTEQKRAAENLIQAFILAT